In one window of Limnohabitans sp. MORI2 DNA:
- the gmd gene encoding GDP-mannose 4,6-dehydratase: MTQKTQPKVALITGITGQDGSYLAEFLLEKGYIVHGIKRRASLFNTQRVDHIYQDPHVEHANFKLHYGDLSDTSNLIRIVQETQPDEIYNLGAQSHVAVSFESPEYTADVDGIGTLRLLEAIRILGLEKKTRFYQASTSELYGLVQEIPQKETTPFYPRSPYAVAKMYAYWIVVNYREAYGMYACNGILFNHESPRRGETFVTRKITRGLANIAQGLEQCLYMGNLDALRDWGHSKDYVRMQWMMLQQDQAEDFVVATGVQHSVRQFIQWSAEELGVTLKFAGEGVNETATVTAIKGDKAPGLKVGDVIVKIDPRYFRPTEVETLLGDPSKAKAKLGWMPEITVQQMCAEMVAADLQEAQKHALLKKHGYQLNVSVE; the protein is encoded by the coding sequence ATGACGCAGAAAACTCAACCCAAAGTCGCCCTCATCACGGGCATCACAGGCCAAGATGGCTCTTACCTCGCTGAGTTCTTGCTAGAGAAGGGCTACATTGTTCACGGCATCAAGCGCCGTGCTTCGCTGTTCAACACCCAACGCGTGGACCACATCTACCAAGATCCACATGTGGAGCATGCCAACTTCAAGCTGCACTATGGCGACCTGAGCGACACGAGCAACCTCATTCGCATCGTGCAAGAAACCCAGCCCGATGAAATCTACAACCTCGGTGCACAAAGCCATGTGGCCGTGTCATTTGAGTCGCCTGAATACACCGCAGATGTAGACGGCATTGGCACCCTGCGCCTGCTTGAAGCTATTCGTATCTTGGGCCTTGAAAAGAAAACCCGCTTTTACCAAGCAAGCACCTCAGAGTTGTATGGCTTGGTACAAGAAATCCCGCAAAAAGAAACCACGCCTTTTTACCCACGCAGCCCCTACGCCGTGGCCAAGATGTATGCGTATTGGATTGTGGTGAACTACCGCGAAGCCTATGGCATGTATGCCTGCAACGGCATCTTGTTTAACCACGAAAGCCCACGCCGTGGCGAAACCTTTGTCACCCGCAAAATCACCCGAGGCCTAGCCAACATCGCTCAAGGCCTAGAGCAATGCCTGTACATGGGTAACCTAGACGCCCTGCGCGATTGGGGCCACTCCAAAGACTACGTACGCATGCAATGGATGATGCTGCAGCAAGACCAAGCGGAAGACTTTGTGGTGGCAACCGGTGTGCAGCACAGCGTGCGCCAGTTCATTCAGTGGAGTGCAGAAGAGCTGGGCGTTACCCTCAAGTTCGCGGGCGAAGGTGTCAACGAAACTGCAACCGTCACAGCCATCAAAGGCGACAAGGCCCCGGGCCTCAAGGTGGGTGATGTGATCGTCAAAATCGATCCCCGCTACTTCCGCCCCACCGAGGTGGAGACTTTGCTGGGCGACCCATCCAAGGCCAAAGCTAAGCTGGGCTGGATGCCAGAAATTACCGTACAGCAAATGTGCGCCGAAATGGTGGCTGCCGATTTGCAAGAGGCCCAAAAACACGCATTGCTCAAAAAGCACGGGTACCAACTCAATGTGAGTGTGGAATAA
- a CDS encoding phasin family protein gives MSTKNPFDPAAMSDNVKEQAQQIWLAGLGAFAKAQQDGTKAFEKLVSDGISMQRKAHSTAEEKLAEATQKATQAAHTLSERATGQWGKLEGIFEDRVAKALHSLGLPSAAEMKALHARVAALEAQLGTKPKAATKPKAATKPAAKAAAKKAPAKKTAKK, from the coding sequence ATGTCTACCAAAAACCCATTCGATCCAGCAGCCATGTCTGACAACGTGAAAGAACAAGCCCAGCAAATTTGGCTGGCAGGCTTGGGTGCGTTTGCCAAAGCGCAGCAAGACGGTACCAAAGCATTTGAGAAGTTGGTAAGCGATGGCATCAGCATGCAGCGCAAAGCCCACAGCACCGCTGAAGAAAAACTGGCCGAGGCCACACAAAAAGCCACGCAAGCAGCCCACACCCTGAGCGAACGTGCCACTGGCCAATGGGGCAAGCTGGAGGGTATTTTTGAAGATCGCGTGGCCAAGGCGTTGCACAGCTTGGGCTTGCCATCAGCCGCCGAAATGAAGGCCTTGCATGCGCGTGTGGCGGCACTTGAAGCGCAACTGGGTACTAAGCCCAAAGCTGCAACCAAACCCAAAGCAGCGACCAAGCCTGCGGCTAAGGCTGCCGCGAAGAAAGCGCCAGCGAAGAAAACAGCCAAGAAATAA
- a CDS encoding TRAP transporter small permease subunit, whose translation MQKLLLTIDKLSTQVGQIFSWLIFVLTIMITWEVVSRYAFDNPHPWAFDVMSMMYGTLFMMAGAYTLSKNGHVRGDVLYGFFTPRLQAGLDLALYIIFFIPGIVALAWAGYNFAGESWAINEHSNITANGPPVYPFKTIIPIAGLLLLLQGFVEIVRCIVCLQEGEWPSRGDDVDEVDVEKLKEMVHVKDEDIAKLDAYVTGEQGAHK comes from the coding sequence ATGCAAAAACTACTACTCACCATCGACAAACTCAGCACTCAAGTGGGCCAGATTTTTTCTTGGCTGATTTTCGTGCTCACAATCATGATCACGTGGGAAGTTGTCTCTCGTTATGCGTTTGACAACCCACACCCTTGGGCATTTGATGTCATGAGCATGATGTACGGAACGCTCTTCATGATGGCGGGCGCCTACACCTTATCTAAGAATGGGCATGTGCGCGGCGACGTGTTGTACGGCTTTTTCACGCCGCGCTTGCAAGCGGGTTTGGATTTGGCGCTGTACATCATCTTCTTCATTCCAGGCATTGTGGCTTTGGCTTGGGCCGGCTACAACTTTGCGGGCGAATCTTGGGCCATCAACGAGCACTCCAACATCACAGCCAACGGGCCACCCGTCTACCCTTTTAAAACCATCATCCCAATTGCTGGCTTGCTATTACTGCTGCAAGGCTTTGTGGAAATCGTGCGCTGCATTGTGTGTTTACAAGAAGGTGAATGGCCCTCGCGCGGCGACGACGTGGATGAAGTGGACGTCGAAAAACTCAAAGAAATGGTTCACGTCAAAGACGAGGACATCGCCAAATTAGATGCGTACGTCACTGGCGAGCAGGGAGCACACAAATGA
- a CDS encoding rhodanese-like domain-containing protein: MSNNELGYAGDITPETANAWMQSGEAVMVDVRSEAELAWVGFVPGAVAVAWKQWPGMAMNPTFDAQIKAAANGKKVVLLCRSGVRSIAAAKRATELGLEAYNILEGFEGDANADGHRGTQGGWRMRGLPWRQN, from the coding sequence ATGAGTAACAACGAGCTTGGCTACGCTGGTGACATCACCCCAGAAACTGCCAACGCGTGGATGCAGTCGGGCGAAGCAGTGATGGTGGATGTGCGAAGCGAAGCAGAACTCGCGTGGGTTGGCTTCGTGCCTGGTGCCGTGGCGGTGGCGTGGAAGCAGTGGCCTGGCATGGCCATGAACCCCACGTTTGATGCGCAAATCAAAGCAGCCGCCAATGGCAAAAAAGTGGTGTTGCTGTGTCGCAGTGGTGTGCGATCCATCGCTGCAGCCAAACGCGCCACTGAGCTTGGCCTAGAGGCCTACAACATTCTCGAAGGCTTCGAGGGCGATGCCAATGCCGATGGGCATCGCGGCACACAGGGTGGCTGGCGCATGCGCGGTTTGCCTTGGCGCCAAAACTGA
- a CDS encoding type III pantothenate kinase, which translates to MTFLALDVGNTRLKWGLYDSPRPGAKLLGSGAVFLENIDRLADEDWRELPEPTHMLGCIVAGEAIRRRVEEQMELWDITPHWAVSSAAEAGLTNGYDHPTRLGADRWVAMIGAHARMLRHVNGGPSKPMVVVMVGTAVTVEAIDASGKFLGGLILPGHGIMLRALESGTAGLRVPTGDVVEFPTNTSDALTSGGTYAIAGAVERMVQHVRQHCGAEPACYMTGGAGWKMAPSMSVQFELVDSLIFDGLLEIAKQRLDEPSPVWPSRSLF; encoded by the coding sequence ATGACATTTCTTGCACTCGATGTGGGCAACACACGCCTCAAGTGGGGCCTGTATGACAGCCCTCGGCCCGGCGCTAAGTTGCTGGGTAGTGGGGCGGTGTTTCTAGAAAACATCGATCGCCTCGCTGACGAAGACTGGCGCGAATTGCCAGAGCCCACGCACATGCTGGGCTGCATCGTGGCAGGCGAAGCCATTCGTCGCCGTGTGGAAGAACAAATGGAGTTATGGGACATCACGCCTCATTGGGCCGTGTCCTCTGCTGCAGAGGCAGGGCTGACGAATGGCTACGACCATCCGACGCGCTTGGGCGCTGATCGCTGGGTGGCCATGATTGGTGCGCATGCCCGCATGCTCCGGCACGTCAACGGTGGTCCATCCAAACCCATGGTGGTGGTGATGGTGGGCACAGCGGTGACGGTGGAAGCCATTGATGCGAGTGGCAAATTTTTGGGCGGTCTCATCTTGCCCGGCCACGGCATCATGTTGCGTGCGCTCGAGTCAGGCACTGCTGGCTTGCGTGTGCCAACAGGCGATGTGGTGGAGTTCCCCACCAACACCAGCGATGCCCTCACCAGCGGCGGCACGTACGCCATTGCGGGCGCGGTCGAGCGCATGGTGCAGCACGTTCGCCAACACTGCGGAGCCGAGCCCGCATGCTACATGACGGGTGGTGCAGGCTGGAAGATGGCACCAAGCATGTCGGTTCAGTTTGAGCTGGTCGACTCGCTCATCTTTGATGGCTTGCTTGAAATTGCCAAACAGCGCTTGGACGAACCATCGCCTGTGTGGCCCTCTCGCTCGCTGTTTTAA
- a CDS encoding C4-dicarboxylate ABC transporter: MTDTKKTTARRNVLKGTAAAAAGVVAAPMVAAQTGPINMRWQSTWPAKDIFHEYALDYAKKVNDMTGGDLKIEVLPAGSVVPAFGLLEAVSKGTLDGGHGVLGYHYGKQNALALWNSGPAFGMDANMILAWHKYGGGAELLAKLYASIGGNVQSFLYGPMATQPLGWFKKPITKSADFKGLKFRTNGLAIDLFTAMGAAVNALPGGEIVPAMDRGLLDGAEFNNATSDRILGFPDVSKVCMLQSFHQSAETFEIMFNKTKYDALPAKMKAIIAGATEAASADMSWKAVDRYSKDYAELQTKDKVKFYKTPDSILQDQLKIWSEIVEKKSAENPLFKEIVASQKAFAQRAVKWEQDTVINRRMAVNHFFGAKKA, encoded by the coding sequence ATGACCGATACCAAAAAGACAACCGCTCGCCGCAATGTACTGAAGGGCACAGCCGCTGCCGCTGCGGGTGTTGTAGCCGCGCCCATGGTGGCCGCACAAACCGGCCCCATCAACATGCGCTGGCAAAGCACATGGCCTGCCAAGGACATCTTTCACGAGTATGCCCTCGACTATGCAAAGAAGGTCAACGACATGACTGGCGGCGATTTGAAGATCGAGGTGCTGCCCGCAGGTTCTGTGGTGCCCGCTTTCGGTTTGTTAGAAGCTGTGTCTAAAGGCACTTTGGATGGCGGCCACGGCGTTCTAGGCTATCACTACGGCAAGCAAAACGCTTTGGCCCTTTGGAACTCTGGCCCCGCGTTCGGCATGGATGCCAACATGATCTTGGCTTGGCACAAGTACGGCGGTGGCGCAGAGCTGTTGGCCAAGCTGTATGCCTCGATCGGCGGCAACGTGCAATCATTCTTGTACGGCCCTATGGCCACCCAACCTTTGGGCTGGTTCAAAAAGCCCATCACCAAGTCTGCTGATTTCAAAGGCTTGAAGTTCCGCACAAACGGTTTGGCCATTGACTTGTTCACCGCCATGGGCGCTGCTGTGAATGCCTTGCCAGGCGGCGAAATCGTGCCAGCGATGGACCGCGGCTTGCTCGACGGCGCCGAATTCAACAACGCCACCTCTGACCGCATCTTGGGCTTCCCCGATGTGTCTAAGGTGTGCATGTTGCAAAGCTTCCACCAAAGCGCTGAGACCTTTGAGATCATGTTCAACAAGACCAAGTACGACGCATTGCCCGCGAAGATGAAAGCCATCATCGCCGGTGCGACAGAGGCAGCGTCTGCCGATATGTCTTGGAAGGCTGTGGATCGCTACTCGAAAGACTACGCAGAGCTGCAAACCAAAGACAAGGTCAAGTTCTACAAGACGCCTGATTCGATCTTGCAAGACCAACTGAAGATTTGGTCCGAAATCGTCGAGAAAAAATCTGCCGAGAACCCACTGTTCAAAGAAATCGTTGCCTCACAAAAAGCGTTTGCGCAACGTGCTGTGAAGTGGGAACAAGACACTGTGATCAACCGTCGCATGGCGGTCAACCACTTCTTCGGTGCGAAGAAGGCCTAA
- the uppS gene encoding polyprenyl diphosphate synthase, with product MPQHVAIIMDGNGRWAQKRFMPRTAGHAKGAAGVKALVEHCAKQGIKYLTLFAFSTENWQRPADEVSTLMGLFVQYLEKEMKSLADAGVRLKVIGDVAGFAPELQQRIHAAEAATASKTAITLCVAANYGGRWDVLQAVKNWQAANPQQSVAELTEPALAQNLSTADMPEVDLLIRTGGEQRISNFLLWQSAYAELYFTDVLWPEFDGIELDKSLKWYSQRTRRFGKTTEQIVGETEKVQ from the coding sequence ATGCCTCAGCACGTTGCCATCATCATGGATGGCAATGGACGTTGGGCCCAAAAGCGCTTCATGCCCCGCACTGCTGGGCATGCCAAGGGGGCGGCAGGTGTGAAAGCCTTGGTAGAGCATTGCGCCAAACAAGGTATCAAATACCTCACCCTGTTTGCCTTCAGCACCGAAAACTGGCAGCGCCCTGCAGACGAGGTATCCACCCTCATGGGGCTGTTTGTGCAGTACCTTGAAAAAGAAATGAAAAGCCTCGCCGACGCTGGCGTGCGCCTAAAGGTGATTGGCGATGTGGCTGGCTTTGCACCCGAGCTGCAGCAGCGCATCCACGCGGCAGAGGCGGCCACAGCCAGCAAAACCGCCATCACTTTGTGTGTTGCAGCCAACTATGGCGGGCGTTGGGATGTTTTGCAAGCTGTAAAGAACTGGCAAGCAGCCAATCCTCAGCAAAGTGTGGCCGAACTGACTGAGCCTGCACTAGCGCAGAACCTCAGCACCGCAGACATGCCTGAGGTGGACTTGCTCATTCGCACTGGGGGCGAGCAACGCATAAGCAACTTTTTACTCTGGCAGAGCGCCTATGCTGAGTTGTACTTCACCGATGTGCTGTGGCCAGAGTTTGATGGCATAGAGCTTGATAAGTCGCTTAAGTGGTACTCACAGCGCACTAGACGCTTCGGTAAGACGACGGAGCAGATTGTGGGTGAGACCGAAAAGGTCCAGTGA
- a CDS encoding M20 aminoacylase family protein produces MKVIDSLVTQAPNIAAIRRDIHAHPELCFEEIRTADVVAQKLTEWGIPVHRGMGKTGVVGILKCGTSDRAIGLRADMDALPMQEFNQFAHASQHAGKMHACGHDGHVAMLLAAAQYLSKHQDFDGTVYFIFQPAEEGGGGAREMIRDGLFDKFPMQAVYGMHNWPGLKEGQFALSAGPVMASSNEFKITIHGKGCHAALPHNGIDPVVIACQMVQAFQTIVSRNKKPVDAGVISVTMINAGEATNVVPDHCELQGTVRTFSVEVLDMIEQRMRDVAAHTSAAFGATCTFEFERNYPPTINHPAETEFAREVMTDIVGAANVLPQEPTMGAEDFSYMLQAKPGAYCFIGNGDGLHREIGHGEGPCTLHNPSYDFNDALIPMGATYWVKLVEAAYCVDPLNRGQ; encoded by the coding sequence ATGAAAGTCATCGATTCCCTCGTAACGCAAGCGCCCAACATCGCGGCCATTCGCCGCGACATCCATGCCCATCCCGAGCTGTGCTTTGAAGAAATTCGCACCGCAGATGTTGTCGCGCAAAAGCTGACCGAGTGGGGCATTCCCGTGCATCGCGGCATGGGTAAAACGGGTGTGGTGGGCATCTTGAAATGTGGCACCAGCGACCGTGCCATTGGCCTGCGTGCAGACATGGACGCCTTGCCCATGCAAGAGTTCAACCAATTTGCCCACGCCAGTCAACATGCCGGCAAGATGCACGCCTGCGGGCATGACGGCCATGTGGCCATGCTCTTGGCAGCGGCGCAATATTTGTCAAAGCACCAAGACTTTGACGGTACTGTGTACTTCATCTTCCAACCCGCCGAAGAAGGCGGTGGTGGCGCTCGTGAAATGATTCGCGATGGCTTGTTTGACAAATTCCCCATGCAAGCCGTCTACGGCATGCACAACTGGCCGGGCCTCAAAGAAGGGCAGTTTGCGCTGAGCGCTGGCCCTGTGATGGCCTCAAGCAACGAATTCAAAATCACCATCCACGGCAAAGGCTGCCACGCCGCGTTGCCGCACAACGGCATTGACCCCGTGGTGATCGCATGCCAAATGGTGCAAGCCTTTCAAACCATCGTCAGCCGGAACAAAAAGCCAGTCGATGCAGGCGTCATCTCCGTCACCATGATCAACGCAGGCGAAGCCACCAACGTGGTGCCCGACCACTGCGAGCTGCAAGGCACGGTGCGCACCTTCAGTGTGGAAGTGCTAGACATGATCGAGCAACGCATGCGCGATGTAGCCGCCCACACCAGCGCCGCCTTTGGTGCGACATGCACGTTCGAGTTTGAACGGAACTATCCGCCCACCATCAACCACCCCGCTGAAACTGAATTTGCTCGCGAGGTGATGACCGACATTGTTGGCGCCGCCAATGTGTTGCCTCAAGAACCCACCATGGGCGCGGAAGACTTCTCGTACATGCTGCAAGCCAAGCCTGGCGCATATTGCTTCATTGGCAATGGCGATGGCCTACACCGCGAAATCGGCCACGGCGAAGGCCCATGCACCCTGCACAACCCCAGCTACGACTTCAATGACGCCCTCATTCCCATGGGGGCCACCTATTGGGTCAAACTCGTAGAAGCCGCATACTGCGTTGATCCCCTTAATCGGGGTCAGTAA
- the rfaH gene encoding transcription/translation regulatory transformer protein RfaH, whose protein sequence is MSSDKPETNSTAWYVVHTKPRQENRALENLQNQGFNCFLPTMQVQKLRNQKVQTITEPMFSRYLFIELDDQNQNWGPIRSTLGVSKLVSFGPQPAKVPPEFIAFLKEAPPETLERMFAPGDNVQIASGPLQGLEGKYIAHDGETRAFVLVDLLGQPQKLRMAVESLRVV, encoded by the coding sequence ATGAGTAGCGACAAACCCGAGACAAACAGCACCGCTTGGTACGTGGTCCACACCAAGCCCCGCCAAGAAAACCGAGCCCTTGAAAACCTGCAAAACCAAGGCTTCAATTGCTTCTTGCCCACCATGCAGGTGCAAAAGTTGCGCAACCAAAAAGTGCAGACCATCACCGAGCCCATGTTCAGCCGTTATCTGTTCATTGAGCTCGATGACCAAAATCAAAACTGGGGGCCCATCCGTTCTACCTTGGGTGTGAGCAAGTTGGTCAGCTTTGGGCCACAGCCCGCCAAAGTGCCGCCCGAGTTCATCGCCTTCTTAAAAGAAGCGCCACCCGAAACCCTTGAACGCATGTTTGCTCCGGGCGACAACGTGCAAATTGCTAGCGGCCCGCTGCAGGGCTTAGAGGGTAAATACATCGCCCACGATGGCGAAACCCGAGCCTTTGTGTTAGTAGATTTGCTGGGGCAGCCGCAAAAACTGCGCATGGCGGTCGAGAGCCTGCGTGTGGTCTAG
- a CDS encoding mannose-1-phosphate guanylyltransferase/mannose-6-phosphate isomerase, producing MHQVLPVILCGGSGTRLWPLSRAGFPKQFLVLSGNTSLFQQAVERVNQLGAADITVGNTLVVTNEEHRFLSLEQLREIKGVNATLLLEPTGRNTAPALTLAALQATEGDQDPILVVTPADQTVQNPAAFQQALQQSIRAAANGGIVILGITPDKPETGYGYIQQSGTAGAQGEYTVAQFAEKPSLEVAQAYLAGGQHTWNSGMFVLRASTWLKALQHFRPDIATATQAAWQGKTIDAPFVRPSKEAFAQVPSESVDYAVMEKCPGSSYPIHMVSLDAGWNDLGAWDAVWQVNQDGHQDAQGNVVQGDALLADTTNTFIHASSRLVGAVGVSNLIVVETPDAVLVADRSQSQNVKKLVQQLEAKKREELSLHRKVHRPWGWYDSIDEAERFKVKRIQVKPGASLSLQKHHHRAEHWIVVKGTAQVTCGDKVTLVTENQSTYIPLGEVHRLANPGTIPLEIIEVQSGSYLGEDDIIRFEDTYGRG from the coding sequence ATGCATCAAGTTCTTCCTGTCATTCTTTGTGGCGGCTCAGGCACACGTTTGTGGCCTTTGTCGCGTGCGGGCTTTCCCAAGCAGTTCTTGGTTTTATCGGGCAACACCAGCTTGTTTCAGCAAGCGGTTGAGCGCGTGAACCAACTGGGAGCTGCAGACATCACCGTGGGCAACACTTTGGTGGTCACCAACGAAGAGCACCGCTTTTTGTCGCTAGAACAGCTGCGCGAAATCAAAGGCGTCAACGCCACCCTGCTGCTAGAGCCCACAGGCCGCAACACTGCCCCCGCACTCACCTTGGCGGCCTTGCAAGCCACTGAAGGCGACCAAGACCCCATTTTGGTTGTCACCCCCGCCGACCAAACCGTGCAAAACCCCGCAGCGTTTCAGCAGGCGCTGCAGCAAAGCATTCGTGCGGCGGCAAATGGCGGCATCGTTATTTTGGGCATCACGCCCGACAAGCCCGAAACTGGCTACGGCTACATCCAGCAGTCCGGCACAGCCGGTGCGCAGGGTGAATACACCGTGGCGCAGTTTGCCGAAAAGCCAAGCCTAGAGGTGGCCCAGGCATACCTAGCCGGTGGGCAACACACTTGGAACAGCGGCATGTTTGTGCTGCGTGCCAGCACATGGCTCAAAGCCCTGCAGCACTTCCGCCCAGACATCGCCACAGCCACACAAGCAGCATGGCAAGGCAAAACCATCGATGCACCTTTTGTGCGCCCCAGCAAAGAAGCCTTTGCCCAAGTGCCGTCTGAGTCGGTCGACTACGCCGTCATGGAAAAGTGCCCAGGCTCTAGCTACCCCATCCACATGGTGTCGCTGGACGCCGGCTGGAACGACCTAGGCGCGTGGGACGCCGTGTGGCAAGTCAACCAAGACGGCCACCAAGACGCCCAAGGCAACGTGGTGCAGGGCGACGCTTTGTTGGCCGACACCACCAACACCTTCATCCACGCAAGCAGCCGCTTGGTGGGGGCTGTTGGCGTGAGCAACCTCATCGTGGTAGAAACGCCAGATGCCGTGCTGGTGGCCGATCGCAGCCAAAGCCAGAACGTTAAAAAACTCGTGCAACAGCTGGAAGCCAAAAAGCGCGAAGAGCTGAGCTTGCACCGTAAAGTGCACCGCCCATGGGGCTGGTACGACAGCATTGACGAAGCCGAGCGCTTCAAAGTCAAACGCATTCAAGTCAAACCTGGCGCGAGCCTCAGTTTGCAAAAACACCACCACCGTGCCGAGCATTGGATTGTGGTCAAAGGCACAGCCCAAGTGACGTGTGGCGACAAGGTCACGCTCGTCACAGAAAACCAATCCACCTACATCCCTCTGGGCGAAGTGCACCGTTTGGCCAACCCAGGCACCATTCCGCTTGAAATCATCGAAGTGCAATCGGGTAGCTATTTGGGTGAAGACGACATCATCCGCTTTGAGGACACATATGGGCGCGGCTAA
- a CDS encoding TetR/AcrR family transcriptional regulator has protein sequence MTKKAPRRTAERILEVTLDLFNRFGEPNVSTTLISSELNISPGNLYYHYPAKEELVTALFNRYESALNELLNAAPGVHDVEDAWFFMHTLFELVWQYRFLYRDLNDLLSKNRKLETHIKDALLHKTTAFRTLLDSLAHDGALAITVSEREATATHMVVMLTWWLSYEYVRDPRHALEPESAQASLLRGAKSVLGLLLPYATDEHKAHLNALLSAY, from the coding sequence ATGACAAAGAAAGCGCCACGCCGTACCGCAGAGCGGATTTTGGAGGTCACGCTCGACCTCTTTAACCGCTTTGGTGAGCCTAATGTGTCGACCACATTGATCTCGTCTGAGCTCAACATCAGCCCTGGCAACCTGTACTACCACTACCCCGCCAAGGAGGAGCTGGTCACGGCGCTTTTTAACCGCTACGAGTCGGCACTGAATGAGTTGCTCAACGCTGCCCCGGGCGTGCACGACGTGGAAGACGCTTGGTTTTTCATGCACACCTTGTTTGAGTTGGTGTGGCAATACCGGTTTTTGTACCGCGATTTGAACGACTTGCTGAGCAAGAACCGCAAGCTGGAAACCCATATCAAAGATGCGCTGCTGCACAAGACCACCGCGTTTCGAACATTGCTAGACAGCCTAGCGCACGATGGCGCGTTGGCCATCACGGTGTCAGAGCGCGAAGCCACCGCCACGCACATGGTGGTGATGCTGACCTGGTGGCTGAGCTACGAATACGTGCGCGATCCGCGCCATGCGCTAGAGCCCGAAAGCGCGCAAGCATCACTGCTGCGCGGAGCTAAGAGTGTGCTGGGCTTGCTGTTGCCTTATGCAACAGATGAACACAAAGCGCATTTGAACGCGCTGCTGTCTGCTTACTGA